One segment of Pontibacter akesuensis DNA contains the following:
- the hscA gene encoding Fe-S protein assembly chaperone HscA, producing MAKVAINLSTGALQQEEVIVGIDLGTTNSLVAYIHPEDKKPIAINDQGRGTIVPSVVHFADNGETYVGNEAKEYLITDPANTIYSVKRLLGKSYKDLGGHQVYFGYKVVDDDSEGLVKIRVQDKFYSPIELSAEILKELRERAEHSLKTPVNRAVITVPAYFNDSQRQATRDAGKLAGLEVLRIVNEPTAAALAYGIGIDPNEEKTVAVYDLGGGTFDISILSIHQGIFEVLSTNGDTYLGGDDFDRAIINHWIEQNQLIADTVNQDKNLSQELRLKAEEAKKILSSQEVYTGTINGTIDCHLERHTFEALIAPIVARTMESCKQAMADAKLQPEQIDAVIMVGGSTRVPMVYDAVSTFFGKPANNSLNPDEVVALGAAIQADILAGNRKDILLLDVTPLTLGIETMGGLMDSIIPRNSKIPTKAGRQYTTSVDGQINMKISVYQGERDLVKENRKLAEFDLKGIPAMPAGFPKVDVNFILNADGILKVEAVELRSGVRQEVEVKPQYGLTDEQVEQMLMDSITHAKEDVSTRMVIEARTSAEQMLYQVERFVQKNGQHLTEEEIKLTNENMQKLRDVLAAGGDKDAIYGAVDRLEEQTSPFAERVMQISIKQAMAGKKIE from the coding sequence ATGGCAAAAGTTGCAATAAACCTTTCTACCGGAGCTCTTCAGCAGGAAGAGGTAATTGTAGGTATAGATTTAGGTACGACCAACAGCTTGGTGGCCTACATACATCCTGAAGATAAAAAACCAATCGCGATCAACGACCAGGGCCGCGGCACGATTGTGCCCTCTGTGGTGCACTTTGCAGACAACGGCGAGACCTATGTGGGCAATGAGGCGAAGGAATATCTGATCACCGACCCTGCCAACACCATTTACTCGGTAAAGCGCCTGCTGGGCAAGTCCTACAAAGACCTGGGTGGGCACCAAGTTTACTTTGGCTACAAAGTAGTTGACGATGACAGCGAAGGGCTGGTGAAGATACGGGTGCAGGACAAGTTCTATTCGCCCATCGAACTGTCGGCGGAGATACTGAAGGAACTGCGGGAGCGTGCGGAGCACTCGCTCAAAACTCCGGTGAACCGCGCCGTGATTACCGTTCCGGCTTACTTCAACGATTCACAGCGGCAGGCTACCCGCGATGCCGGTAAACTGGCAGGGCTGGAGGTGCTGCGTATTGTGAACGAGCCTACAGCGGCGGCATTAGCCTACGGCATTGGCATAGACCCGAACGAGGAGAAAACAGTTGCCGTTTATGATCTGGGTGGCGGCACATTTGACATCTCCATTTTAAGTATACACCAGGGGATTTTTGAGGTGCTTTCTACCAACGGCGATACGTACTTGGGCGGCGACGATTTTGACAGGGCCATCATCAACCACTGGATTGAGCAGAATCAACTGATCGCCGATACGGTGAACCAGGACAAGAACCTGTCGCAGGAGCTGCGCCTGAAAGCCGAGGAGGCAAAGAAAATTCTAAGCTCGCAGGAAGTATACACCGGCACCATCAACGGTACCATTGATTGCCACCTGGAGCGCCATACGTTTGAGGCATTGATTGCTCCGATCGTAGCGCGCACGATGGAAAGCTGCAAGCAAGCCATGGCCGATGCCAAACTGCAGCCCGAGCAGATCGATGCTGTGATTATGGTGGGAGGCTCTACGCGCGTGCCGATGGTATACGACGCTGTATCAACGTTTTTCGGAAAGCCTGCGAATAACTCGCTGAACCCGGATGAGGTGGTAGCGCTGGGAGCCGCCATTCAAGCCGATATCCTGGCTGGAAACCGCAAAGACATCCTTTTGCTGGACGTGACACCGCTTACGCTGGGAATCGAAACAATGGGTGGGCTGATGGATTCTATCATTCCCCGTAACTCCAAGATACCAACCAAAGCCGGCCGCCAGTATACTACTTCGGTAGACGGGCAGATTAACATGAAGATATCCGTTTACCAGGGTGAGCGCGACCTGGTAAAGGAGAACCGCAAGTTGGCAGAGTTTGACTTAAAAGGTATTCCAGCCATGCCAGCCGGTTTCCCAAAGGTTGACGTGAACTTTATACTTAACGCCGACGGCATCCTGAAAGTGGAGGCTGTGGAGCTTCGTTCAGGTGTGCGCCAGGAGGTGGAGGTGAAGCCGCAGTATGGCCTCACGGACGAGCAGGTGGAGCAGATGCTGATGGACTCCATCACCCACGCCAAAGAAGACGTGTCGACGCGGATGGTGATTGAGGCGCGTACATCGGCTGAGCAGATGCTATACCAGGTAGAGCGCTTCGTGCAGAAAAACGGGCAGCACCTGACAGAGGAAGAGATAAAGCTCACGAACGAGAACATGCAGAAGCTGCGCGATGTGCTGGCCGCAGGTGGTGACAAAGACGCTATTTATGGAGCAGTAGACCGGCTGGAAGAGCAAACCAGCCCCTTTGCCGAGCGCGTGATGCAGATCTCGATTAAGCAGGCCATGGCGGGGAAGAAGATTGAGTAA
- a CDS encoding Ldh family oxidoreductase — protein sequence MYSYRRLFEFTQNVFLNMGCPPEDAKLATEVLLSADLRGIDSHGVARLSGYVRLWEAGRINPKPNIRIVHETPSTATVDGDGGLGLLVAPRAMAIARQKAAQVGTGWVSVKNSNHFGIAGYHAMMALEEDMIGIAMTNASPLVAPTFSTDRMLGTNPIAVAVPTNNQPPFVADLATAAAANGKLEILQRKEKKAPVGWIQTEEGHRSTNANELKEGGALLPLGSDRVHGSHKGYALSAVVDILSAVLSGANYGPWVPPFVSFLPVAENLPGEGIGHFLGAMRIDAFRPADEFKYHMDNWIGAFRKAKVKKGEKAVLIPGDPEREMTTKRLQKGIPLLAPVERDLEALAQRFNINF from the coding sequence ATGTATTCATACCGACGACTTTTCGAATTTACCCAAAACGTGTTTTTGAACATGGGCTGCCCACCCGAAGATGCCAAACTGGCCACTGAAGTGTTGCTTTCCGCTGATCTGCGCGGCATTGATTCACACGGCGTAGCCCGTTTGAGCGGATACGTGCGGCTGTGGGAAGCCGGTCGCATCAACCCAAAGCCGAACATCCGTATTGTACACGAAACGCCAAGTACTGCCACCGTAGACGGCGACGGAGGCCTGGGATTATTGGTGGCGCCACGCGCCATGGCCATCGCCAGGCAGAAGGCAGCGCAGGTAGGAACCGGTTGGGTTTCGGTTAAAAACTCTAACCACTTTGGTATTGCCGGCTATCATGCGATGATGGCGCTGGAAGAGGATATGATCGGTATTGCCATGACCAATGCGTCGCCGCTGGTAGCGCCTACATTCTCTACAGACCGTATGCTGGGCACTAACCCGATTGCCGTAGCGGTGCCTACTAACAACCAACCTCCTTTCGTAGCCGACCTGGCTACAGCCGCTGCTGCTAATGGTAAGTTGGAAATCTTGCAGCGTAAAGAAAAGAAAGCTCCTGTCGGGTGGATTCAAACAGAGGAAGGTCATCGCTCCACCAATGCCAATGAACTAAAAGAGGGCGGTGCGCTGCTTCCGCTGGGTTCGGATCGCGTGCACGGCAGCCATAAAGGCTATGCCTTGTCTGCGGTGGTGGATATTTTATCGGCTGTGCTTTCGGGTGCGAACTATGGCCCTTGGGTGCCACCTTTCGTAAGCTTCCTGCCTGTAGCAGAAAACCTGCCCGGTGAAGGAATCGGACACTTCCTGGGCGCCATGCGCATTGATGCCTTCCGTCCGGCTGATGAGTTCAAGTACCACATGGATAACTGGATCGGGGCGTTCCGTAAAGCAAAGGTAAAGAAAGGCGAGAAAGCCGTTCTCATCCCCGGCGATCCGGAGCGTGAAATGACAACCAAACGCCTGCAGAAAGGCATTCCCCTACTAGCACCTGTAGAGCGCGACCTGGAGGCTCTGGCGCAGCGATTCAATATCAACTTCTAA
- a CDS encoding PKD domain-containing protein — protein MKYANISTVPVMAKSAHHLRAAKTQHKFPGNRLILLLVPFLFLLASCDEDKVEPAPRVETVSANAGPDQTVQVGQSVTLDASASKDSQSKPLSYTWASIKKPAGSTVTLTNVTEAKPTFVPDLAGEYEWEVTVSSANGVKKDKVMITAVPVTNTPTDNGILSEDITKFRVLTNREADPAKPDYVVTNNIQVKARLVVQPGVIIEFEADKGLEIMHQGFMTAKGTAAQKIIFTGKTKTPGFWKGILFDTNNPLNELDYVEVTYAGSSTMRDMPENVTANVGITGTDITAAVVSIKNSSFTNANGYGLYVLGQFGVFANNTFSGNSGLPLYVTAGQVYKLDAASTFSGTKGIGIGGTLHQQVRGVTWPLLQGGTSYVAVHDLNIEGGVTVAPGVTVEFMADKALYVRPSGSLTAKGTAASPITFTGLSKTKGYWKGIMVMSGNQLNEMDHVTVSYGGRSDLGSMHRVKANVVLWGDFTMIGTNSTLKVTNSAFTHSGGYGMAVQFAGGRLTQFANNSFSHNTGAAMFVTAEEVHKLDAASRLNDNNGYNGLETQGTVAHEQNVVWPVFSDGARYHITDDLIFETGVKIHNTGATHALFEFATDKALYVQGRGYLNAKGSSENAMVIFTGKTYAPGSWKGILFDTNNPMNQLDFVGLNYGGSTRLNDLAQKTSLGVRGTLQVTNSEIRNSGGYGVYVKKDASINADAATANRFLNNLQANYFKEQ, from the coding sequence ATGAAGTACGCTAACATCAGTACCGTTCCTGTTATGGCAAAAAGCGCGCATCACTTGCGCGCGGCTAAAACACAACACAAATTTCCGGGCAACAGACTTATTCTCCTGCTAGTCCCTTTTCTCTTCCTCCTGGCAAGCTGCGACGAAGACAAAGTGGAGCCTGCGCCACGCGTAGAAACGGTATCCGCGAATGCCGGCCCTGACCAGACGGTGCAGGTAGGTCAAAGCGTTACACTGGATGCATCGGCCTCGAAAGACAGTCAAAGTAAACCCTTGAGCTACACGTGGGCAAGTATAAAAAAGCCAGCAGGCAGTACCGTAACGCTCACGAACGTAACAGAGGCAAAACCCACTTTCGTGCCTGATTTGGCGGGGGAATACGAGTGGGAGGTAACCGTATCGAGTGCCAACGGAGTTAAAAAGGACAAAGTAATGATAACGGCGGTACCAGTTACCAACACCCCAACAGATAATGGTATCTTATCGGAGGATATAACTAAATTTCGGGTGCTCACAAACAGAGAGGCTGACCCTGCAAAACCGGATTATGTGGTCACCAATAACATACAGGTGAAGGCGCGGCTTGTGGTGCAGCCCGGCGTAATAATTGAGTTTGAGGCAGACAAAGGGCTGGAGATCATGCACCAGGGCTTCATGACGGCCAAGGGAACTGCCGCCCAGAAAATCATATTCACGGGCAAAACCAAAACACCGGGCTTCTGGAAAGGCATCTTATTTGACACTAATAACCCCCTAAACGAGCTGGATTATGTGGAAGTAACTTACGCCGGCAGCAGCACCATGCGCGATATGCCCGAAAACGTAACAGCCAACGTTGGTATTACGGGCACCGACATAACCGCGGCTGTGGTGAGCATTAAGAACTCCTCTTTCACCAATGCCAACGGCTATGGCCTGTATGTGTTAGGCCAGTTTGGGGTTTTCGCTAATAATACGTTCAGCGGAAACAGCGGCCTGCCATTATATGTCACAGCAGGCCAGGTATACAAGCTAGATGCAGCCTCTACCTTCTCCGGCACCAAAGGAATCGGCATCGGCGGCACCCTGCACCAGCAGGTAAGAGGTGTTACCTGGCCACTGCTGCAGGGGGGCACCTCCTACGTAGCTGTGCACGACCTGAACATCGAAGGAGGCGTAACGGTGGCTCCGGGTGTAACTGTGGAGTTTATGGCCGACAAAGCCCTGTATGTTCGCCCGTCGGGCTCCCTCACAGCAAAAGGAACTGCGGCAAGTCCCATCACCTTCACCGGCCTGAGCAAGACAAAGGGCTACTGGAAAGGCATCATGGTTATGTCTGGAAATCAGCTAAATGAAATGGATCACGTAACTGTGTCCTACGGCGGCAGAAGTGACCTTGGTTCAATGCACAGGGTAAAAGCGAATGTGGTGCTCTGGGGCGATTTTACAATGATCGGCACGAATAGCACCCTGAAAGTTACGAACTCAGCGTTCACGCACAGTGGCGGGTACGGCATGGCTGTTCAGTTTGCAGGAGGCCGCCTGACTCAGTTTGCCAACAACAGCTTCAGCCACAACACGGGTGCCGCCATGTTTGTAACGGCAGAGGAGGTGCACAAACTGGATGCTGCCTCGCGCCTGAACGACAACAACGGCTACAACGGGCTGGAAACGCAGGGGACTGTCGCGCATGAGCAGAATGTGGTTTGGCCGGTGTTCAGCGATGGCGCCCGCTACCACATCACCGACGACCTGATCTTTGAAACAGGCGTGAAAATTCACAATACTGGAGCTACTCATGCTCTTTTCGAATTTGCAACTGATAAAGCCTTGTATGTGCAGGGCAGAGGCTACCTGAACGCCAAAGGAAGCAGCGAGAATGCTATGGTTATTTTCACAGGAAAGACCTACGCCCCGGGCTCCTGGAAAGGCATCCTGTTCGACACAAACAACCCGATGAACCAGCTGGACTTTGTAGGCCTGAACTACGGAGGCAGCACTAGATTAAATGATCTCGCCCAAAAGACCAGCCTGGGCGTGCGGGGCACCCTGCAGGTTACCAATTCCGAAATAAGGAACAGTGGTGGCTACGGGGTGTATGTAAAAAAAGACGCCTCTATCAACGCAGATGCCGCTACAGCCAACCGCTTCCTGAACAACCTGCAGGCAAACTATTTCAAGGAGCAGTAA